One Triticum dicoccoides isolate Atlit2015 ecotype Zavitan chromosome 5B, WEW_v2.0, whole genome shotgun sequence genomic window carries:
- the LOC119309599 gene encoding tetraspanin-8-like isoform X1, translating into MVRLSNTVIGILNAVTFLLSVPILAGGIWLRARADGTECERYLAAPVIAVGVFLMLVSIAGLVGACCRVTCLLWFYLVAMFLLIVVLLGLTVFAFVVTHKGTGEAVSGRGFKEYRLGDYSNWLQKRVENDKNWNRIKGCLQDAKVCKSLEDKTVDQFMSSDLSPIQSGCCKPPISCGFTYVNSTQWTGPAKSTEPDCGAWSNDGALCYGCQSCKAGVVATLKRNWKRSAIINIVFLVFIIIVYSVGCCAFRNNRRDHRNGGGYKQQGAYA; encoded by the exons ATGGTGCGGCTAAGCAACACGGTGATCGGGATCCTGAACGCGGTGACCTTCCTGCTCTCGGTGCCCATCCTGGCGGGCGGCATCTGGCTGCGGGCGCGCGCCGACGGCACCGAGTGCGAGCGCTACCTGGCGGCGCCGGTGATCGCGGTGGGGGTGTTCCTCATGCTCGTCTCCATCGCGGGGCTCGTCGGCGCCTGCTGCCGCGTCACCTGCCTCCTCTGGTTCTACCTCGTCGCCATGTTCCTGCTCATCGTCGTCCTCCTCGGCCTcaccgtcttcgccttcgtcgtcaCGCACAAGGGCACCGGGGAGGCCGTCTCCGGCCGCGGATTCAAGGAGTACAGGCTCGGGGACTACTCCAACTGGCTGCAGAAGCGGGTGGAGAACGACAAGAACTGGAACAGGATCAAGGGCTGCCTCCAGGACGCCAAGGTCTGCAAGTCGCTCGAGGACAAGACGGTCGACCAGTTCATGTCCTCCGATCTCTCCCCCATCCAG TCCGGCTGCTGCAAGCCTCCGATCAGCTGCGGCTTCACCTACGTCAACAGCACGCAATGGACCGGCCCCGCCAAGTCGACGGAGCCCGACTGCGGCGCGTGGTCCAACGACGGGGCGCTCTGCTACGGCTGCCAGTCGTGCAAGGCCGGCGTGGTGGCCACCCTCAAGCGCAATTGGAAGCGCTCCGCCATCATCAACATCGTcttcctcgtcttcatcatcattgtcTACTCCGTCGGCTGCTGCGCCTTCAGGAACAACCGCCGCGACCACCGCAACGGCGGCGGGTACAAGCAGCAGGGCGCGTACGCCTGA
- the LOC119309599 gene encoding tetraspanin-8-like isoform X2, protein MVRLSNTVIGILNAVTFLLSVPILAGGIWLRARADGTECERYLAAPVIAVGVFLMLVSIAGLVGACCRVTCLLWFYLVAMFLLIVVLLGLTVFAFVVTHKGTGEAVSGRGFKEYRLGDYSNWLQKRVENDKNWNRIKGCLQDAKVCKSLEDKTVDQFMSSDLSPIQSTEPDCGAWSNDGALCYGCQSCKAGVVATLKRNWKRSAIINIVFLVFIIIVYSVGCCAFRNNRRDHRNGGGYKQQGAYA, encoded by the exons ATGGTGCGGCTAAGCAACACGGTGATCGGGATCCTGAACGCGGTGACCTTCCTGCTCTCGGTGCCCATCCTGGCGGGCGGCATCTGGCTGCGGGCGCGCGCCGACGGCACCGAGTGCGAGCGCTACCTGGCGGCGCCGGTGATCGCGGTGGGGGTGTTCCTCATGCTCGTCTCCATCGCGGGGCTCGTCGGCGCCTGCTGCCGCGTCACCTGCCTCCTCTGGTTCTACCTCGTCGCCATGTTCCTGCTCATCGTCGTCCTCCTCGGCCTcaccgtcttcgccttcgtcgtcaCGCACAAGGGCACCGGGGAGGCCGTCTCCGGCCGCGGATTCAAGGAGTACAGGCTCGGGGACTACTCCAACTGGCTGCAGAAGCGGGTGGAGAACGACAAGAACTGGAACAGGATCAAGGGCTGCCTCCAGGACGCCAAGGTCTGCAAGTCGCTCGAGGACAAGACGGTCGACCAGTTCATGTCCTCCGATCTCTCCCCCATCCAG TCGACGGAGCCCGACTGCGGCGCGTGGTCCAACGACGGGGCGCTCTGCTACGGCTGCCAGTCGTGCAAGGCCGGCGTGGTGGCCACCCTCAAGCGCAATTGGAAGCGCTCCGCCATCATCAACATCGTcttcctcgtcttcatcatcattgtcTACTCCGTCGGCTGCTGCGCCTTCAGGAACAACCGCCGCGACCACCGCAACGGCGGCGGGTACAAGCAGCAGGGCGCGTACGCCTGA